One Micromonospora sp. WMMD1120 genomic region harbors:
- the thrC gene encoding threonine synthase: MTSTLVTGIDTSTSPARALVCRACSARYPLVAQHACYECFGPLEVDYDVAALATVTREQIEAGPNTIWRYAGLLPAGQDPAGRVTLDPGLTPLVAAPQLAAELGITGPLWVKDDSANPTHSFKDRVVSVALTAARALGFTRFACASTGNLANSVAAHAARAGAPSVVFIPGDLEQGKVITTAVYGGDLVAIDGSYDDVNRLCGELVETDEFEDTAFVNVNVRPYYAEGSKTLGYEVAEQLGWRIPAQVVIPMASGELLTKIDKAFSELVEIGLVEAPAGGWKVFGAQSAGCNPIAAALHADTDTITPVRPTGIAKSLNIGDPAAGLYALEAVRRTGGWMEYVDDDEIRAGIRDLARTTGVFAETAGGVTVAVLRKLVGSGRLDPSAETVVFNTGEGLKTIDAVAGQVGPTHQIKPSLRAARDAGLLG; this comes from the coding sequence ATGACGTCGACGCTCGTCACCGGCATCGACACCTCCACCAGCCCCGCCCGCGCCCTGGTCTGCCGTGCCTGTTCGGCCCGCTACCCGCTCGTCGCCCAGCACGCCTGCTACGAGTGTTTCGGCCCGCTGGAGGTCGACTACGATGTCGCCGCGCTGGCCACCGTCACCCGGGAGCAGATCGAGGCCGGGCCGAACACGATCTGGCGGTACGCCGGTCTGCTCCCCGCCGGTCAGGACCCGGCCGGCCGGGTCACCCTCGACCCGGGGTTGACCCCACTGGTGGCGGCTCCGCAACTCGCCGCCGAGCTGGGCATCACCGGGCCGCTGTGGGTCAAGGACGACAGCGCCAACCCCACCCACTCGTTCAAGGACCGGGTCGTCTCGGTGGCGCTCACCGCCGCCAGGGCGCTCGGCTTCACCCGCTTCGCCTGCGCGTCGACCGGCAACCTGGCCAACTCGGTGGCCGCCCACGCCGCCCGCGCCGGGGCGCCCTCGGTGGTCTTCATCCCCGGCGACCTGGAGCAGGGCAAGGTCATCACCACCGCCGTCTACGGCGGTGACCTGGTCGCGATCGACGGCTCGTACGACGACGTCAACCGGCTCTGCGGTGAGCTGGTGGAGACCGACGAGTTCGAGGACACCGCCTTCGTCAACGTGAACGTCCGGCCGTACTACGCGGAGGGCTCCAAGACCCTCGGCTACGAGGTGGCCGAGCAGCTCGGTTGGCGCATCCCGGCGCAGGTGGTCATCCCGATGGCCAGCGGCGAGCTGCTCACCAAGATTGACAAGGCGTTCTCCGAGCTGGTGGAGATCGGCCTGGTCGAGGCGCCGGCCGGCGGCTGGAAGGTCTTCGGCGCGCAGTCGGCGGGCTGCAACCCGATCGCCGCCGCGCTGCACGCCGACACCGACACGATCACCCCGGTCCGGCCGACCGGCATCGCCAAGTCACTCAACATCGGCGACCCGGCGGCCGGTCTCTACGCGCTGGAAGCGGTCCGCCGCACCGGCGGCTGGATGGAGTACGTCGACGACGACGAGATCCGCGCCGGCATCCGCGACCTGGCCCGCACCACCGGCGTCTTCGCGGAGACCGCCGGCGGTGTGACGGTGGCGGTGCTGCGCAAGCTCGTCGGGTCCGGCCGGCTCGACCCGTCGGCGGAGACCGTCGTGTTCAACACCGGCGAGGGCCTGAAGACCATCGACGCGGTGGCCGGTCAGGTCGGGCCGACCCACCAGATCAAGCCCTCGCTGCGCGCCGCGCGCGACGCGGGCCTGCTCGGCTGA
- a CDS encoding DMT family transporter has protein sequence MRSRAAAYPLLAALGWGVMFPVLASALNRVDPLNLTTARYLLAAVILVGILLLREGSGALRLGARAVEVVVLGVVGFAGFNLLTGLALEHAAPQQIALFVATTPVITQLVRWARDGVRPKPLLLALSLAALVGVGLVITRGSLAGLGQFGVGGLMMIGAVLGWAIYTHGASRFGEWSPLRFTTLTALAGTAAMLAASIVADAVGWQHAPGVGDVVAVTPQLAYAVLVGAVVAVLAWNTGVQRLGAANAALFMNLVPVTTFVVQIVRGYRPEPVELVGAAITIAALVAANLAARPRTEALPRTPALPRPTAVTDPVAVTDPVAVSAR, from the coding sequence ATGCGATCCCGCGCCGCCGCGTACCCACTGCTCGCCGCGCTCGGCTGGGGCGTCATGTTTCCGGTCCTCGCCAGCGCCCTGAACCGGGTCGACCCGCTCAACCTGACCACCGCCCGCTACCTGCTGGCCGCCGTCATCCTGGTCGGCATCCTGCTGCTCCGCGAGGGCTCCGGCGCGCTGCGCCTCGGCGCTCGGGCGGTGGAGGTGGTGGTGCTCGGGGTGGTCGGCTTCGCCGGCTTCAACCTGCTGACCGGCCTCGCTCTCGAACACGCCGCCCCGCAGCAGATCGCCCTCTTCGTGGCCACCACGCCGGTGATCACCCAGCTCGTCCGCTGGGCCCGGGACGGCGTACGCCCGAAGCCTCTTCTGTTGGCCCTCTCCCTGGCGGCGCTCGTCGGTGTCGGTCTGGTGATCACGCGCGGAAGCCTGGCCGGCCTCGGTCAGTTCGGTGTCGGCGGCCTGATGATGATCGGCGCGGTGCTGGGCTGGGCGATCTACACCCACGGCGCCAGCCGGTTCGGCGAATGGTCGCCGCTGCGCTTCACCACGCTGACCGCGCTCGCCGGCACCGCCGCCATGCTCGCCGCGAGCATCGTGGCCGACGCCGTCGGCTGGCAGCACGCGCCGGGCGTCGGCGACGTCGTGGCGGTCACCCCGCAGTTGGCGTACGCGGTGCTGGTCGGCGCGGTGGTCGCGGTCCTGGCCTGGAACACCGGCGTGCAGCGACTCGGCGCCGCCAACGCCGCGCTGTTCATGAACCTGGTGCCGGTGACCACCTTCGTCGTGCAGATCGTTCGCGGCTACCGCCCGGAGCCGGTGGAGCTGGTCGGGGCCGCCATCACGATCGCCGCCCTGGTCGCCGCGAACCTCGCCGCCCGACCCCGGACCGAGGCGCTGCCCCGGACCCCCGCGCTGCCCCGGCCGACCGCCGTCACGGACCCGGTGGCGGTGACCGACCCGGTGGCGGTGAGCGCCCGCTGA
- a CDS encoding metalloregulator ArsR/SmtB family transcription factor, with amino-acid sequence MEPHEPDLTSVPVTAVLAALADDVRLQIVRALAEGGEAPCGSLDFGVSKATRSHHLRVLREAGLTRTRAAGTSRLVRLRRDEVDKLYPGLLNAVLAPRAE; translated from the coding sequence ATGGAGCCGCACGAACCCGACCTGACCTCCGTACCGGTGACCGCCGTGCTGGCCGCGCTCGCGGACGACGTGCGGCTACAGATCGTCCGGGCGCTGGCCGAGGGGGGCGAGGCACCCTGCGGCAGCCTCGACTTCGGCGTCTCCAAGGCGACCCGCAGCCACCACCTCCGGGTGCTGCGCGAGGCCGGCCTCACCCGCACCCGGGCCGCCGGCACGAGCCGCCTGGTCCGCCTCCGCCGCGACGAGGTCGACAAGCTCTATCCGGGCCTGCTGAATGCGGTGCTAGCTCCGCGCGCGGAGTAA
- a CDS encoding DEAD/DEAH box helicase family protein, with protein MSNFVFLRAEWPDLFAEAEQAELNAVVNPRTACFYARRCLEHTVKWLYRADPDLREPSDKRLVGLTTNPSMKSLVGDTLFAKMRIIRVKSNKAVHEAGTVSDAVSTEVVRELFHLMYWLARRYTRDAVNVPPDALAFDPALVPTATGVRQQSRAEVRALDERLAARDAALAAAEADNADLDAQVAALRAQIAAAKAANAARPDEHDYDEQETRDRYIDVLLAEAGWRLDQARDREFPVSGLPHGSGAGRVDYVLWGEDDKPLALVEAKRTRRDPLTGQQQAKNYADALEAAYGQRPVIFYTNGYETWLWDDVCYPPRPVQGFYTRDELQLLVQRRSTRRRLAELTIDTGIVERHYQQRAIRLISEAFEVDWQRKALVVMATGAGKTRTVIALVELLMRANWVKRVLFLADRVALVKQAANAFGAHLPDVTTVNLTEDRVAEGRVYVSTYPTMLGLINQTDGELRRFGPGYFDLIVIDEAHRSVYQKYRTIFSYFDALLVGLTATPKDEVDRNTYGLFDLVDGVPTDAYTLEEAVDEGYLVPPRVVAVDLRIQRSGLRYDELTEQQKDDWDALEWGDDVDVPDEVSAEAVNKWFFNADTVDKVLEYLMTRGHRVAGGDRIGKTIIFAKNNEHAKFIAKRFDDNYPHYRGDFARIITHRVERAQGLIDSFSLPDRQPHIAISVDMLDTGIDVPDVVNLVFFKIVRSKTKFAQMLGRGTRLRPDLYAPGIHKKDFFVFDFCGNFEYFSQDPTTTEGSLSPSLTERIFKAKVELVSQLDQRRPGDAADSDAADGTQSEAGLRWDIARDLHGRVRGMRLDNVVVRPHRRLVEYYVDLANWHRLSPESSAQLVAGLAGLPSEVRDDGEEAKRFDLLILRMQLGLLVPDSRFNRHRTEVQEIASALLEQTTIPMIQQRAHLLEEVAGDEWWQDVTLPMLELARRRMRDLVRLVPKVRRTLVFTNFADEIDQEIELPFSGVTVGTDLERFRAKMRVYLRIHEDHVAVQKLRRNRQLSGTDLAELERMLGESGVGDKQDIDQARRSSEGLGLFIRSLVGLDREAAREAFSEFLVDRALNAAQLDFINLIVNDLTMNGVMEPGRLYESPFNGVAPRGPEALFSNDDADRMVSILRSIKNNAKPVSEVA; from the coding sequence ATGAGTAACTTCGTGTTCCTGCGCGCCGAGTGGCCGGACCTCTTCGCCGAGGCCGAACAGGCGGAGCTGAACGCGGTGGTCAATCCGCGTACCGCCTGTTTCTATGCTCGCCGGTGCCTGGAACACACGGTGAAGTGGCTCTACCGCGCCGACCCCGACTTGCGCGAGCCCAGCGACAAGCGCCTCGTCGGGCTCACCACAAACCCGTCGATGAAGTCTCTAGTCGGAGACACCTTGTTCGCAAAGATGCGGATCATTCGCGTTAAGAGCAACAAGGCGGTCCACGAGGCGGGCACGGTTTCCGACGCGGTCAGCACCGAGGTCGTCCGGGAGTTGTTCCACCTGATGTATTGGCTCGCTCGTCGGTACACCCGGGACGCTGTCAACGTACCCCCGGATGCCCTTGCCTTTGACCCGGCGTTGGTCCCCACCGCGACCGGTGTACGGCAGCAGAGCCGCGCGGAGGTGCGCGCGCTCGACGAGCGGCTGGCCGCCCGGGACGCCGCGCTGGCCGCGGCCGAGGCCGACAACGCCGACCTGGACGCGCAGGTCGCCGCCCTGCGGGCGCAGATCGCGGCGGCCAAGGCCGCGAACGCGGCCCGGCCGGACGAGCACGACTACGACGAGCAGGAGACCCGCGACCGCTACATCGACGTGCTGCTCGCCGAGGCGGGTTGGCGGCTGGACCAGGCGCGGGACCGGGAGTTCCCGGTCAGCGGCCTGCCGCACGGCTCGGGTGCCGGGCGGGTCGACTACGTGCTGTGGGGCGAGGACGACAAGCCTCTCGCCCTGGTCGAGGCGAAGCGCACCCGCCGTGACCCGCTGACCGGCCAGCAGCAGGCCAAGAACTACGCCGACGCGCTCGAAGCGGCGTACGGGCAGCGGCCGGTCATCTTCTACACCAACGGCTACGAGACCTGGCTCTGGGATGACGTCTGCTATCCGCCCCGTCCGGTGCAGGGCTTCTACACCCGTGACGAGCTGCAACTGCTCGTGCAGCGACGCAGCACCCGGCGGCGGCTCGCCGAGCTGACCATCGACACCGGGATCGTCGAACGGCACTACCAGCAGCGGGCCATCCGGTTGATCTCCGAGGCGTTCGAGGTGGACTGGCAGCGCAAGGCGCTGGTCGTGATGGCCACCGGCGCGGGCAAGACCCGCACCGTCATCGCCCTGGTCGAGCTGCTGATGCGGGCCAACTGGGTCAAGCGCGTGCTCTTCCTCGCCGACCGGGTGGCGCTGGTCAAGCAGGCCGCCAACGCGTTCGGCGCGCACCTGCCCGACGTGACCACCGTCAACCTCACCGAGGACAGGGTCGCCGAGGGCCGGGTGTACGTGTCGACGTACCCGACCATGCTGGGCCTGATCAACCAGACCGACGGCGAGTTGCGCCGCTTCGGGCCGGGCTACTTCGACCTGATCGTCATCGACGAGGCGCACCGGTCGGTCTACCAGAAGTACCGGACGATCTTCTCCTACTTCGACGCGCTGCTCGTCGGGCTGACCGCGACCCCGAAGGACGAGGTCGACCGCAACACCTACGGCCTCTTCGACCTGGTCGACGGGGTCCCGACCGACGCGTACACCCTGGAGGAGGCCGTCGACGAGGGCTACCTGGTGCCGCCCCGGGTGGTCGCTGTCGACCTGCGTATCCAGCGCTCCGGCCTGCGCTACGACGAGCTGACCGAGCAGCAGAAGGACGACTGGGACGCCCTGGAGTGGGGCGATGACGTCGACGTGCCCGACGAGGTGAGCGCCGAGGCGGTCAACAAGTGGTTCTTCAACGCGGACACCGTGGACAAGGTCCTCGAATACCTGATGACCCGGGGTCACCGGGTGGCCGGCGGTGACCGGATCGGCAAGACGATCATCTTCGCCAAGAACAACGAGCACGCGAAGTTCATCGCGAAGCGCTTCGACGACAACTACCCGCACTACCGGGGCGACTTCGCCCGGATCATCACCCACCGGGTGGAGCGCGCGCAGGGCCTGATCGACAGCTTCTCGCTGCCCGACCGGCAGCCGCACATCGCCATCTCCGTCGACATGCTCGACACCGGCATCGACGTCCCCGACGTCGTCAACCTGGTGTTCTTCAAGATCGTGCGGTCCAAGACCAAATTCGCGCAGATGCTCGGTCGGGGCACCCGCCTGCGGCCCGACCTGTACGCCCCCGGCATCCACAAGAAGGACTTCTTCGTCTTCGACTTCTGCGGCAACTTCGAGTACTTCAGTCAGGACCCGACCACCACCGAGGGCTCGCTCAGCCCGTCCCTCACCGAACGGATCTTCAAGGCCAAGGTCGAGCTGGTCAGCCAACTCGACCAGCGCCGACCCGGCGACGCCGCCGACAGCGACGCCGCCGACGGTACGCAGAGTGAGGCCGGCCTGCGCTGGGACATCGCCCGGGACCTGCACGGCCGGGTGCGGGGCATGCGCCTGGACAACGTGGTGGTGCGACCGCACCGCCGCCTCGTCGAGTACTACGTCGACCTCGCCAACTGGCACCGGCTGTCGCCCGAGTCGTCCGCGCAGCTCGTCGCCGGCCTCGCCGGTCTGCCCAGCGAAGTCCGCGACGACGGCGAGGAGGCCAAGCGCTTCGACCTGTTGATCCTGCGGATGCAGCTCGGCCTGCTGGTGCCCGACAGTCGGTTCAACCGGCACCGCACCGAGGTCCAGGAGATCGCCTCGGCGCTGCTGGAGCAGACCACCATCCCGATGATCCAGCAGCGGGCCCACCTGCTTGAGGAGGTGGCCGGCGACGAGTGGTGGCAGGACGTCACGCTGCCCATGCTGGAGTTGGCCCGACGTCGGATGCGTGACCTGGTCCGGCTGGTGCCGAAGGTGCGTCGCACCCTCGTCTTCACCAACTTCGCCGACGAGATTGACCAGGAAATCGAGCTGCCGTTCAGCGGGGTGACGGTCGGCACCGACCTGGAGCGCTTCCGCGCGAAGATGCGTGTCTACCTGCGCATCCACGAGGATCACGTGGCCGTGCAGAAGCTGCGCCGCAACCGGCAGCTCTCCGGCACCGACCTCGCCGAGCTGGAACGGATGCTCGGCGAGAGCGGCGTCGGCGACAAGCAGGACATCGACCAGGCCCGGCGGTCCTCCGAGGGCCTGGGCCTGTTCATCCGCTCACTGGTCGGCCTGGACCGCGAGGCGGCCCGGGAGGCGTTCAGCGAGTTCCTCGTCGACCGGGCCCTCAACGCCGCCCAGCTCGACTTCATCAACCTGATCGTCAACGACCTGACGATGAACGGTGTGATGGAGCCGGGGCGCCTCTACGAGTCGCCGTTCAACGGTGTCGCCCCGCGCGGGCCGGAGGCGCTGTTCTCCAACGACGACGCCGACCGCATGGTCTCGATCCTGCGCTCGATCAAGAACAACGCCAAGCCGGTCAGCGAGGTGGCGTAG
- a CDS encoding restriction endonuclease subunit S: MSAWPSLPLGELCEINVGRTPSRGRADYWDGDIPWLSIADMRQGRYLATTKEGISRAAAAAAGKIVPSGTVVLSFKLSIGKVGILTTSMFTNEAIAALPVRTPKQLLPSYLYWALRAADLSGGANRAAMGEVLNKASLRNLPIPVPPIRAQRRIAEVLDRADGLGVKRRQTLAVLGELERSAFVAAFGDPSVNPYQFPECELAELVSVGDRINYGVVQPGTHDEAGVPMIRVGDLTVNGVDRSNLKRISPLIESQYSRSRIRGNELLVSCVGSVGSVSMVGPEDVGSNIARAVARVPVDDDDTRQYLMAYLRTKAAQDYFVRELRTVSQPTLNIKQIAATRVLVPPPNLLRKFAIQVGASNRLEVMHRAHLAGLEVLFASLQDKAFRGEL, encoded by the coding sequence ATGAGCGCTTGGCCCTCTCTGCCTTTGGGTGAGCTGTGTGAGATAAATGTCGGTAGAACACCTTCCCGTGGTCGCGCTGATTATTGGGATGGTGATATCCCGTGGCTTTCTATTGCAGATATGCGGCAGGGGCGCTATTTGGCAACTACGAAAGAGGGGATTTCGCGAGCGGCGGCGGCAGCGGCCGGAAAGATTGTTCCTTCAGGAACGGTTGTGCTCAGCTTCAAGTTGAGTATCGGAAAGGTCGGAATCCTAACGACCTCAATGTTTACGAACGAAGCGATTGCCGCGCTGCCGGTCCGGACGCCGAAGCAATTGTTGCCTTCCTATCTTTATTGGGCTCTACGGGCAGCGGATCTTTCTGGTGGTGCGAACCGTGCTGCGATGGGTGAGGTCTTGAACAAGGCTAGCCTGAGGAATTTGCCGATTCCAGTCCCGCCGATAAGGGCTCAGCGGCGAATCGCTGAGGTGCTGGATCGTGCAGATGGGCTTGGTGTCAAGAGGCGGCAGACTCTGGCTGTGCTCGGCGAGCTTGAACGGTCTGCTTTCGTGGCTGCGTTCGGCGACCCGTCTGTAAACCCTTATCAATTTCCTGAATGCGAATTGGCTGAGCTGGTATCCGTGGGAGACCGGATCAATTACGGAGTTGTTCAGCCGGGAACTCATGACGAGGCTGGTGTGCCAATGATCCGTGTCGGCGACTTGACCGTTAATGGAGTTGATCGGTCTAACTTGAAACGCATCAGTCCGTTGATCGAGAGTCAATACTCTAGATCTCGTATCCGTGGTAACGAGTTGCTTGTTAGCTGCGTAGGATCGGTCGGTTCAGTGTCTATGGTTGGTCCGGAGGATGTAGGATCCAACATTGCTCGCGCTGTTGCGCGAGTGCCTGTCGACGACGACGACACTCGCCAGTATCTGATGGCTTATCTGCGAACAAAGGCCGCGCAGGATTACTTTGTGCGCGAGTTGCGGACAGTGAGCCAACCGACTTTGAACATCAAGCAGATCGCGGCTACCCGGGTCCTTGTCCCGCCACCCAACCTTTTGCGAAAATTTGCGATCCAAGTCGGTGCCTCCAATCGGCTTGAAGTCATGCACCGAGCGCACCTGGCCGGGCTGGAAGTGCTGTTTGCATCCCTTCAGGATAAAGCCTTTCGCGGGGAGCTGTGA
- a CDS encoding class I SAM-dependent DNA methyltransferase: MITGELKSKVDRIWDSFWSGGISNPLEVIEQITYLLFIRRLDDLHTLALNKSARTGTPIERPIFPSGADNNGKPYEELRWSRFKNTSAPEMFQTVGEHVFPFLRTLGGDGSTYSTHMKDARFTIPNAALLSRVVDMLDSVPMDDRDTKGDLYEYLLSKIATAGHNGQFRTPRHIIRLMVEMVAPGPDDTICDPACGSAGFLMEASEYVRREHDYLFHEPKRNEHFHHEMFHGFDFDSTMLRVGSMNMLLHGVESPVIEYRDSLAQSVADEAEKYSVILANPPFAGSIDYDSTAKDLTQVVKTKKTELLFLILFLRLLKPGGQAAVIVPDGVLFGSSKAHKEIRRMLVDDHKLDAVVKLPGGVFKPYTGVSAAILFFNKTSSGGTDNVWFYEMTADGWSLDDKRSPLLPEDKLGVRPSADFGEADHAKNNLPDVLARWSQRNDDELKRTRTEQSFCVPKDDVVAQDYDLSLNRYKEIVHNEIEHRAPLEILVDLERLESEIQQGMADLKALLG, from the coding sequence GTGATCACTGGGGAACTGAAAAGCAAGGTCGACCGGATTTGGGACAGCTTCTGGTCGGGCGGCATCTCCAACCCGCTTGAGGTGATCGAGCAGATCACCTACCTGCTGTTCATCCGCCGACTGGACGACCTGCACACCCTCGCGCTCAACAAGTCGGCCCGCACCGGCACGCCGATCGAGCGGCCTATTTTTCCGTCCGGCGCGGACAACAACGGCAAGCCATACGAGGAGCTGCGCTGGTCGCGCTTCAAGAACACCAGCGCGCCTGAGATGTTCCAGACGGTGGGTGAGCACGTCTTTCCGTTCCTGCGGACGCTCGGTGGCGACGGCTCCACCTACTCGACCCACATGAAGGACGCCCGCTTCACCATCCCGAACGCGGCGCTGCTGTCCCGGGTGGTCGACATGCTCGACAGCGTGCCGATGGACGACCGCGACACCAAGGGTGACCTGTACGAGTACCTGCTCAGCAAGATCGCGACGGCTGGCCACAACGGACAGTTCCGGACGCCCCGGCACATCATCCGGCTCATGGTCGAGATGGTCGCTCCCGGCCCGGACGACACCATCTGTGACCCGGCCTGCGGTAGCGCCGGCTTCCTCATGGAGGCCAGCGAGTACGTCCGCAGAGAACACGATTACCTGTTCCACGAGCCGAAGCGGAACGAGCACTTCCACCACGAGATGTTCCACGGCTTCGACTTCGACAGCACCATGCTGCGCGTCGGCAGCATGAACATGCTGCTGCACGGCGTGGAGAGCCCGGTCATTGAATACCGTGACTCGCTCGCGCAGAGCGTCGCCGACGAGGCCGAGAAGTACTCCGTCATCCTCGCCAACCCACCCTTCGCCGGCAGCATCGACTACGACAGCACGGCGAAGGACCTGACCCAGGTCGTCAAGACCAAGAAGACCGAACTGCTCTTCCTGATCCTGTTCCTACGGCTACTCAAGCCGGGTGGCCAGGCAGCGGTAATCGTGCCCGACGGGGTGCTCTTCGGGTCGAGCAAGGCGCACAAAGAGATCCGCCGCATGTTGGTGGACGACCACAAGCTCGATGCGGTGGTCAAGCTCCCCGGCGGCGTCTTCAAGCCCTACACGGGCGTGTCTGCCGCCATCCTTTTTTTTAACAAGACCAGCAGCGGTGGGACCGACAACGTTTGGTTCTACGAGATGACCGCCGACGGCTGGAGCCTTGATGACAAGCGAAGTCCGCTGCTGCCGGAAGACAAGCTTGGTGTACGTCCGTCGGCGGATTTCGGCGAGGCCGACCACGCTAAGAACAACCTGCCGGACGTTCTGGCCCGCTGGTCGCAGCGTAATGATGACGAGCTGAAGCGCACTCGAACCGAGCAGAGCTTCTGCGTGCCGAAGGACGACGTCGTCGCCCAGGACTACGACCTCAGCCTCAATCGCTACAAGGAGATCGTGCACAACGAGATCGAGCACCGGGCCCCATTGGAAATCCTCGTGGACCTCGAACGCCTCGAATCCGAGATCCAGCAGGGCATGGCCGACCTGAAGGCGCTGCTCGGATGA
- a CDS encoding winged helix-turn-helix domain-containing protein encodes MSVTPFYERIATEIRDRIKSGDLKPGDKLPSISELCAHYGVSTQVIRSAMLTLRAEGLVEGHQGRGVFVRDRSGDQR; translated from the coding sequence ATGTCTGTTACGCCGTTCTATGAGCGCATCGCCACTGAGATCCGCGATCGGATCAAGTCGGGCGACCTCAAGCCCGGCGACAAGCTGCCCTCGATTTCCGAACTGTGCGCGCACTACGGCGTCTCCACCCAGGTCATCCGCTCGGCCATGCTGACGCTGCGCGCCGAGGGGCTGGTCGAGGGGCATCAGGGTCGCGGCGTCTTCGTGCGAGATCGAAGTGGGGACCAGCGGTAG
- a CDS encoding DUF4232 domain-containing protein, which translates to MIFRGGVGLRAGVTLAAALLLGACTDSDHRGQGGDPTYPPPPPPSATTSVDPPAECPVTGVRVRSTGSDAAMGLRALGLELVNCGDRPYQLNGYPVPHVFDEQREPILLRVVNGAKEITSGFDQPPRPVTLAPGERATAVVLWRNLVTDSTVVATTGEFLTVAPAAGRPADEVDPDGPIDLGNTGRIGVSAWKKADPSTPAPTRPAPPPAPSAVPSSVSPPDSRL; encoded by the coding sequence ATGATCTTTCGGGGTGGCGTCGGGCTACGGGCTGGCGTGACCTTGGCTGCGGCTCTCCTCCTCGGCGCGTGCACCGACAGTGACCACCGGGGTCAGGGCGGCGACCCCACGTACCCACCGCCGCCCCCGCCCAGCGCCACGACGAGCGTCGATCCGCCGGCCGAGTGCCCGGTCACCGGCGTCCGGGTCCGGTCGACCGGGTCGGATGCCGCGATGGGCCTGCGCGCGCTCGGGCTGGAGCTGGTCAACTGCGGCGACCGCCCCTACCAGCTCAACGGGTACCCGGTGCCGCACGTCTTCGACGAGCAGCGGGAGCCGATCCTGCTGCGGGTGGTCAACGGCGCCAAGGAGATCACCTCAGGCTTCGACCAGCCGCCCCGGCCGGTCACCCTCGCCCCCGGTGAGCGGGCCACCGCCGTGGTGCTCTGGCGCAACCTGGTCACCGACTCGACTGTGGTGGCCACCACCGGAGAATTCCTGACGGTGGCCCCCGCCGCCGGTCGGCCGGCCGACGAGGTGGACCCGGACGGGCCGATCGACCTGGGCAACACCGGCCGGATCGGCGTGAGCGCCTGGAAGAAGGCCGACCCGTCGACGCCCGCACCGACGCGACCGGCCCCGCCGCCGGCACCCAGCGCGGTGCCGTCGTCGGTGAGCCCGCCGGACAGCCGCCTCTGA
- a CDS encoding ABC transporter permease subunit, producing MAVAEAGEARGYRPSATMPFGAEFRRQASRRRTQLALGFMVLLPLIILIAFQFDSGGDDDNGRNEFSSLVGLATSGGLNFTLFSIFVSASFLLVVVVALFCGDTVASEASWGSLRYLLAVPVPRARLLAVKLLVALTYSGLALILLAGTALLVGTLRYGWSPLRSTVAAELEPTEGLLRLLAVLGYLAVVLLVVAGLAFLLSVTTDAALGAVGGAVLLWILSSILDQITALGALRDFLPTHFSTAWLGLLSTPVQTDDVVRGSISAISYATLFWGLAFWRFTRKDITS from the coding sequence ATGGCTGTTGCTGAAGCGGGCGAGGCCCGGGGTTACCGGCCCTCGGCCACCATGCCGTTCGGGGCGGAGTTCCGCCGGCAGGCGTCCCGGCGGCGGACCCAGTTGGCGCTCGGGTTCATGGTGCTGCTGCCGCTGATCATCCTGATCGCGTTCCAGTTCGACTCGGGCGGTGACGACGACAACGGGCGCAACGAGTTCTCCAGCCTGGTCGGGCTGGCCACCTCGGGCGGGCTCAACTTCACCCTGTTCTCGATCTTCGTCTCGGCGTCGTTCCTGCTGGTGGTGGTCGTCGCGCTGTTCTGCGGCGACACGGTGGCCAGCGAGGCGAGCTGGGGCAGTCTGCGTTACCTGTTGGCGGTACCGGTGCCCCGGGCCCGGTTGCTGGCGGTGAAGCTGCTGGTCGCGCTCACGTACTCGGGGCTGGCCCTGATCCTGCTGGCCGGGACGGCGCTGCTGGTCGGCACCCTGCGCTACGGCTGGTCGCCGCTACGCAGCACCGTCGCCGCCGAGTTGGAGCCGACCGAGGGGCTGCTCCGGCTGCTGGCCGTACTCGGTTATCTGGCGGTGGTCCTGCTGGTGGTCGCCGGCCTGGCGTTCCTGCTCTCGGTGACCACCGACGCCGCGCTGGGCGCGGTGGGTGGCGCGGTGCTGCTCTGGATCCTGTCCAGCATCCTGGATCAGATCACCGCCCTGGGCGCGCTGCGGGACTTCCTGCCGACACACTTCAGCACCGCCTGGCTCGGGCTGCTGTCGACACCGGTGCAGACCGACGACGTGGTACGCGGCAGCATCTCGGCGATCAGCTACGCGACGCTGTTCTGGGGCCTGGCCTTCTGGCGCTTCACCCGCAAGGACATCACGTCCTGA